A stretch of the Arthrobacter sp. PAMC 25486 genome encodes the following:
- a CDS encoding DUF6350 family protein has protein sequence MTSKAAKSQRDGIPMPLWLQGAFEAAQMFVISALVVAIPLAATWFAGGFAERDASVVARLAGQIWLVGHGVPLQLTEASGPISASVESGVFNLLPLGLMLVPFFLAWRSGRRLARASYTDQLWQPLSSAAAVYAAAGLATGFVCSEQAVNAPLIASTLMPLIPAVAGLIIGARREAGSWSRLVGISAADWIDKTSQDQRWAGSYVWAVIRSGFVAMMTAVSLSALLLAVNIVARWHDIAAVYQGVRAGAIGGAALTLAQIAYLPNLTSWTLAWAGGDGFALGDGSSVSPLGTSVAPVPPIPLLAALPTGALTWGFAALLIPVVAGVLAGWWFVRAGENHFDEWFSLKVRQRWLSLPVSTLFLGAVIGTVAAALAWVLFYVSQGSIGIGRLSHLGPDPFTAALWVAVEVAAGVVVGSLLAPWLEGERRAQPALHPHRETAE, from the coding sequence ATGACCAGCAAAGCGGCCAAGAGCCAACGCGACGGAATTCCCATGCCGCTATGGCTGCAGGGGGCGTTTGAAGCTGCCCAAATGTTTGTCATTTCGGCCCTAGTTGTTGCCATTCCACTGGCGGCCACCTGGTTTGCCGGGGGCTTCGCAGAAAGAGACGCCTCTGTCGTCGCCCGGCTGGCCGGACAGATTTGGTTGGTCGGCCACGGCGTTCCGCTGCAGCTGACGGAGGCCAGTGGCCCCATTTCTGCGTCCGTGGAATCGGGTGTCTTCAACCTGCTGCCGCTTGGCCTGATGCTGGTTCCCTTTTTTCTGGCTTGGCGGTCCGGACGGCGGCTGGCCAGGGCCTCCTACACGGATCAGTTGTGGCAGCCGCTGTCCAGTGCCGCCGCCGTCTATGCCGCTGCGGGTCTGGCCACCGGCTTTGTTTGCAGCGAGCAGGCTGTCAATGCACCACTTATTGCCAGCACCTTGATGCCTCTCATTCCTGCTGTCGCCGGACTGATCATCGGCGCCCGGCGTGAAGCCGGATCGTGGAGCCGTCTTGTTGGCATCAGCGCGGCCGACTGGATTGACAAGACCAGCCAGGACCAGCGCTGGGCCGGCTCGTATGTCTGGGCTGTGATCCGTTCAGGCTTTGTTGCCATGATGACAGCCGTTTCCCTCTCGGCTCTGCTGTTGGCCGTGAATATCGTGGCCCGGTGGCATGACATCGCGGCCGTGTATCAGGGAGTGCGGGCCGGGGCCATCGGCGGCGCAGCCCTGACCCTGGCCCAAATCGCCTACCTGCCGAACCTCACCAGCTGGACTCTTGCCTGGGCCGGAGGCGACGGCTTCGCGCTGGGCGACGGTTCCTCCGTGTCGCCACTGGGCACCTCCGTCGCCCCGGTTCCCCCCATCCCGCTGCTAGCTGCCCTGCCAACGGGAGCCCTGACGTGGGGTTTCGCCGCTTTGCTGATCCCCGTCGTGGCCGGAGTGCTGGCCGGGTGGTGGTTTGTCCGTGCAGGTGAAAACCACTTTGATGAATGGTTCTCCCTGAAGGTCCGCCAGCGTTGGCTTTCACTGCCCGTATCCACACTGTTCCTCGGGGCCGTGATTGGCACGGTCGCTGCGGCGCTGGCCTGGGTGCTGTTCTACGTTTCGCAGGGATCCATCGGCATCGGGCGGTTGAGCCACCTCGGCCCGGACCCCTTCACCGCCGCCTTGTGGGTGGCCGTGGAAGTCGCGGCTGGCGTCGTCGTTGGATCGCTGCTGGCCCCCTGGCTCGAAGGCGAACGCAGGGCCCAACCCGCGTTGCACCCGCATAGGGAAACCGCCGAATAG
- the purN gene encoding phosphoribosylglycinamide formyltransferase, with the protein MRIVVLVSGTGSNLQAVIDAVADGSLPLEIAAVGADRPDTFGVERSAAAGLDTFVVNFKDYATRTDWDAALLDAVAAYKPDYVISSGFMRIVAPSFINAFAGRYVNTHPALLPSFPGAHGVRDAMAYGVKVTGCTVHFADAGVDTGPIIAQTPVTVRPDDTEDTLHERIKVAERELLIQVLADLARG; encoded by the coding sequence ATGCGCATAGTTGTTTTAGTTTCCGGAACCGGTTCAAATCTCCAAGCAGTGATCGACGCCGTCGCCGACGGATCCCTGCCCCTCGAGATCGCCGCCGTGGGTGCAGACCGGCCCGACACCTTTGGCGTGGAGCGCTCCGCGGCCGCCGGCTTGGACACGTTCGTGGTGAACTTCAAGGACTACGCCACCCGTACCGACTGGGACGCTGCACTGCTTGACGCCGTTGCCGCCTACAAGCCGGACTACGTGATTTCCAGCGGCTTCATGCGCATCGTGGCCCCGAGTTTCATCAACGCCTTCGCGGGCCGCTACGTCAACACGCACCCCGCGCTGCTGCCGTCCTTCCCCGGCGCCCACGGCGTCCGCGACGCGATGGCCTACGGCGTCAAGGTCACGGGCTGCACCGTCCACTTCGCCGACGCCGGCGTGGACACGGGCCCCATCATCGCCCAGACCCCGGTCACCGTCCGGCCCGACGACACCGAGGACACCCTGCACGAACGCATCAAAGTGGCCGAGCGCGAACTGCTCATCCAGGTGCTGGCAGACCTGGCACGCGGGTAA
- a CDS encoding DedA family protein, with amino-acid sequence MDLAADTSGFLAGFWVYVLGGGFVMFSALIPPVPSTTVFVALGALAGLDGGPQALPLVLAMMAGAVAGDLLTYWATKMFGHTRWGSSRGPRRQRAVDAATSRLRRRPYMFMLTSRFIPLGRLSSNIAATVAGYPLRAFTVFSLVSGGIWSLYSVGIGVLTQFWPGISTQVAVVIAIVFSIVLGWLVGQVSTWLLDRKSARQAPAVAP; translated from the coding sequence ATGGATCTCGCCGCCGACACCTCCGGCTTTCTGGCGGGCTTTTGGGTCTATGTACTGGGTGGCGGCTTCGTCATGTTCTCTGCCCTGATCCCGCCCGTGCCCAGCACCACGGTGTTTGTTGCTTTGGGCGCATTGGCCGGGCTCGACGGCGGACCGCAGGCACTGCCGCTGGTGCTGGCAATGATGGCGGGCGCCGTGGCCGGGGACCTGTTGACGTATTGGGCAACGAAGATGTTTGGCCACACCCGGTGGGGGTCCTCGCGCGGGCCGCGGCGCCAGCGCGCCGTGGATGCGGCGACGAGCAGGCTCAGGCGGCGACCGTACATGTTCATGCTGACATCCAGGTTCATTCCGCTGGGCCGGCTCTCATCCAACATCGCAGCAACCGTGGCAGGCTACCCGCTGCGTGCGTTTACGGTGTTTTCCCTCGTCTCGGGCGGCATTTGGTCGTTGTATTCCGTGGGAATCGGCGTGCTGACACAATTCTGGCCCGGTATTTCAACTCAGGTGGCAGTGGTCATTGCCATCGTCTTCTCGATCGTGCTGGGCTGGCTCGTTGGCCAAGTCTCCACCTGGTTGCTGGACCGAAAGAGCGCAAGGCAGGCTCCCGCCGTCGCACCGTAA
- a CDS encoding MFS transporter gives MSTPTAILTGDRVVQELPWKWRVQGSIFLIGGLGFMFDAWDVTLNGFLIPLLSKEWGLSPGQAAWIGTANLIGMAVGAFAWGSIADIIGRKKAFTLTLLIFSIFTVLGAVSNEIVLFCVFRFLAGFGLGGCIPVDYALVGEFTPRKHRGRVLTAMDAWWPIGASLCGVVSAVLMASFGNWRYLMLVMVLPALLVFWVRVGVPESPLYLVRAGRPAEAKAVIDSLIRRTGATVGPWVLPDPATAPKLSLGRVGDQLAGLWRFNWRITGVAWSLFLTILLVYYGALTWMPSILVATGYAENKAFMATASMTGIGLVGVIVAALLVERLGRKWILAITGPLAALSLVIFALVLDAPVAAQVWLLVFGFVIQVAIPVLYTYVSELYPTELRATGFGWASTISRVGAGLVPLIFGSLLWPVLGLPLTFALTGGLVLLAVIWMAFSAPETRGAALD, from the coding sequence AACGGCTTCCTGATTCCGCTGCTGTCCAAGGAATGGGGGCTCAGCCCGGGGCAGGCGGCGTGGATTGGCACGGCGAACCTGATTGGCATGGCCGTGGGCGCGTTTGCCTGGGGCTCGATTGCCGACATTATCGGGCGCAAGAAGGCCTTCACCCTGACGCTGCTGATCTTCTCCATCTTCACCGTGCTCGGCGCCGTCTCCAACGAGATCGTGCTGTTCTGCGTGTTCCGCTTCCTCGCAGGCTTTGGGCTGGGCGGCTGCATACCGGTGGATTATGCGCTGGTGGGCGAGTTCACCCCGCGCAAACACCGCGGCCGCGTGCTGACGGCGATGGATGCGTGGTGGCCCATTGGTGCGTCGCTGTGCGGTGTGGTGTCGGCCGTGTTGATGGCCTCCTTTGGAAATTGGCGCTACCTGATGCTGGTCATGGTGCTGCCTGCGCTGCTCGTGTTTTGGGTTCGCGTGGGTGTCCCGGAATCGCCGCTGTACCTGGTGCGTGCCGGGCGTCCCGCCGAGGCGAAAGCCGTCATTGATTCCCTCATTCGCCGGACCGGCGCCACTGTGGGGCCGTGGGTGCTGCCCGATCCGGCCACTGCGCCAAAGCTGTCGCTGGGGCGGGTGGGTGACCAGCTTGCCGGGCTGTGGCGTTTCAACTGGCGCATTACCGGCGTTGCCTGGTCACTGTTCCTGACGATCCTGCTGGTGTACTACGGAGCGCTGACTTGGATGCCATCCATTTTGGTGGCCACCGGCTACGCGGAAAACAAGGCGTTCATGGCCACTGCGTCGATGACGGGCATTGGCCTGGTCGGCGTCATAGTTGCCGCCCTGTTGGTGGAGCGGCTGGGGCGCAAGTGGATCTTGGCGATCACAGGGCCCCTCGCCGCACTGTCGCTGGTCATCTTTGCCCTGGTCCTGGATGCGCCGGTGGCCGCCCAAGTTTGGCTGCTGGTGTTTGGCTTTGTCATTCAGGTGGCCATCCCCGTGCTCTACACCTACGTCTCGGAGCTGTACCCCACCGAGCTGCGCGCCACCGGCTTCGGCTGGGCCTCCACCATTTCGCGGGTGGGTGCGGGCTTGGTCCCGCTGATCTTCGGCTCGCTGTTGTGGCCCGTTCTTGGTTTGCCGCTGACCTTCGCACTGACGGGCGGACTGGTGCTGCTCGCCGTGATCTGGATGGCGTTCTCAGCCCCCGAAACCCGCGGCGCAGCCCTGGACTGA